One window of the Colletotrichum destructivum chromosome 4, complete sequence genome contains the following:
- a CDS encoding Putative major facilitator superfamily, MFS transporter superfamily, with amino-acid sequence MSTPAGASGTQPNNGKDGDVMVSSSQKAFLDRVDVERRGTAADEEDLTALDSRRNSAKAVSGADEGQGHDAIGVSRVEAFNKILYQSGKSGRTLLWLLGISIGLTMFAYALDQGITSTIFTTMASSTFGQHSSLAAVSTASQIIRAISKPFIGKLADITSRPTTYTVILVFYVVGFAVAASSSSFAAYTVGICFTSVGKSGLDLLSDIIVGDLTPLQWRGFFGAALSIPFVVTVPVNGFIAEGFVDNWRWGLGMFAILVPVLLLPAIVTLYSMQRRGEKLGMVTMAASKRLRTEAAAATAAGGDSGEEAVYKSRGFAYWVKLLYEGLIDIDIIGLAILGASFSLILLPFTLAKEADGGWGNAGIIAMLVVGFVLLVAFILYEMYLSPKPLMTKRIIQNRTFLAAVTIYTFNQMASAVRNTYFSSYIYIIKEWSTYEWTIFLGITTMGLSLLGPIVGLIQRRTHRYKSMMVFGAVARLIAYGLLVQPDGRMIQDTARLVIAQLTFCLGSFNVVGARVGSQASVPHEDMASIIALLTLWSTLGSSVGSAVSSAIWTSEMLDRMHMEMPGVDDATVAKLYGNIKKLRTTYDFDHPVRQGAIRAYAFVNGHIAVTALLLSAVPLFATFFMPDFYLGKQQNAVTNRGLDGEVVDVPQRQSSNDGGEAAQANEEPKPLYRRWLAAYRRDV; translated from the coding sequence ATGTCAACGCCAGCTGGAGCCTCGGGCACACAGCCCAACAATGGCAAAGACGGAGACGTTATGGTCTCGAGCTCGCAAAAGGCATTTCTCGACCGGGTAGACGTTGAACGACGCGGCACTGCtgctgacgaggaggatcTCACAGCGTTGGACTCGCGACGAAACTCGGCCAAGGCTGTgtccggcgccgacgaagggCAAGGCCACGATGCTATCGGCGTCAGCAGGGTCGAGGCCTTCAACAAGATCCTCTACCAGTCGGGCAAGTCTGGCCGGACCTTGCTCTGGCTGCTCGGCATCTCCATCGGCCTGACCATGTTCGCCTACGCCCTCGACCAGGGCATCACCTCGACCATCTTCACCACCATGGCCAGTTCCACCTTTGGACAGCACAGCTCGCTCGCGGCCGTCAGTACCGCCAGCCAGATCATCCGGGCCATCAGCAAGCCCTTCATCGGCAAGCTGGCCGACATCACCTCGCGCCCCACCACCTAcaccgtcatcctcgtcttctacgtcgtcggcttcgccgtcgccgccagctcgagcTCCTTTGCCGCCTACACCGTCGGCATCTGCTTCACCTCCGTCGGCAAGtccggcctcgacctgctgagcgacatcatcgtcggcgacctGACCCCGCTGCAGTGGCGAggcttcttcggcgccgccctctcgATCCCCTTCGTCGTCACCGTGCCCGTCAACGGCTTCATCGCCGAGGGCTTCGTCGACAACTGGCGCTGGGGCCTGGGCATGTTCGCCATACTCGTGCCCGTCTTGCTCTTGCCGGCCATCGTCACGCTCTACTCGATGCAGCGGCGCGGAGAAAAGCTGGGCATGGTCACCATGGCCGCTTCGAAGCGCCTTCGGActgaggctgctgccgccaccgccgccggtggtgaCTCTGGCGAAGAAGCCGTTTACAAATCAAGGGGTTTCGCCTACTGGGTAAAGCTCTTGTACGAAGGACTgatcgacatcgacatcatTGGCTTGGCGATCCTCGGAGCATCCTTCTCGCTCATTTTGCTGCCCTTCACGCTTGCCAAGGAAGCCGACGGGGGCTGGGGCAACGCTGGCATCATCGCcatgctcgtcgtcggcttcgtcctGCTCGTTGCCTTTATCCTCTACGAGATGTACCTCTCCCCGAAGCCGCTCATGACGAAGCGCATCATCCAAAACCGCAcgttcctcgccgccgtcaccatcTACACCTTCAACcagatggcctcggccgttCGCAACACCTACTTCTCCTCTTACATCTACATCATCAAGGAGTGGTCGACGTACGAGTGGACAATCTTCTTGGGCATCACAACTATGGGACTCAGCCTCCTGGGGCCCATCGTCGGGCTCATCCAGAGACGCACCCATCGGTACAAGTCCATGATGGTCTTTGGCGCCGTGGCAAGACTCATCGCCTACGGCCTCCTGGTCCAGCCCGATGGCCGGATGATCCAGGACACGGCCcgcctcgtcatcgcccagcTCACCTTCTGCCTAGGCTCcttcaacgtcgtcggcgcccgcgTGGGAAGTCAGGCCTCCGTGCCGCACGAGGACATggcctccatcatcgcccttCTCACGCTTTGGTCCACGTTGGGCTCGTCTGTCGGCAGCGCCGTCTCGTCGGCCATCTGGACCAGTGAGATGCTCGACCGCATGCACATGGAGATGCccggggtcgacgacgccacgGTGGCGAAGCTCTACGGGAACATAAAGAAGCTGCGGACCACGTACGACTTTGATCACCCCGTCAGGCAGGGCGCCATCCGTGCCTATGCCTTTGTCAACGGCCACATTGCCGTTACCGCCCTTCTCTTGTCTGCGGTTCCCTTGTTCGCGACCTTCTTCATGCCCGACTTCTACCTGGGCAAGCAGCAGAACGCCGTCACAAACAggggcctcgatggcgaggtTGTTGACGTACCGCAGAGGCAGTCTAGTAATGATGGCGGTGAGGCTGCGCAAGCTAACGAAGAGCCAAAGCCGCTCTACCGGAGGTGGCTTGCCGCCTACCGCAGGGACGTGTAG
- a CDS encoding Putative peptidase M35, deuterolysin, metallopeptidase, catalytic domain superfamily: MKFSIGVSLLATLASAVNVDMAKRDTSPLDVKLEAVGNSGVKAVLTNTGDSDIKLFKTGTFLDSAPVEKVEVFAAGNKIDFDGVRLQIATSGLSEDAFQIVAAGQSLEVEFDAAELHDLSKGGAVDIVTQGSFLYADADSTEIAGTVPFSSNSVHTEINGDEAASARAAFLAKRTIVQSDCTGTRRTATVNAISRCRSLAVAASQAAASGPAARMTEYFKSSTTATRNSVATVFRNIVSECGSTTSGVSRQYCTDVYGACSGGVIAYTVPAQNYMVNCPYFFNNMAAASSTCHAQDQQTTILHEMTHLRQIKGTSDYGGYGYNFVRSLSAAQNLNHADTYTLFAQSIYAGC, encoded by the exons ATGAAGTTCTCCATCGGTGTCTCCCTGCTGGCCACCttggccagcgccgtcaACGTTGACATGGCCAAGCGCGACACGTCCCCTCTCGATGTCAAGCTTGAGGCCGTTGGCAACTCCGGTGTCAAGGCCGTCCTCACCAACACCGGCGACTCCGACATCAAGCTCTTCAAGACCGGTACCTTCCTCGACAGCGCCCCCGTCGAGAAGGTTGAGGTTTTCGCTGCCG GCAACAAGATCGACTTTGACGGCGTCCGTCTCCAGATCGCCACCTCGGGCCTGAGCGAGGACGCTTTCCagatcgtcgccgccggccagagcctcgaggtcgagttcGACGCCGCTGAGCTCCACGACCTCAGCAAGGGCGGCGCTGTTGACATCGTCACCCAGGGCTCGTTCCTgtacgccgacgccgactcCACCGAgatcgccggcaccgtcccCTTCTCCAGCAACAGCGTCCACACCGAGatcaacggcgacgaggccgcctcCGCCCGCGCCGCTTTCCTGGCCAAGCGCACCATTGTCCAGTCTGACTGCACCGGCACCCGCCGCACCGCGACT GTCAACGCCATCAGCCGCTGCCGTTCTCTTGCTGTCGCTGCCtcccaggccgccgcctccggccCCGCCGCTCGCATGACCGAGTACTTCAAGTCCTCGACCACGGCCACCCGCAACTCCGTTGCCACCGTCTTCCGCAACATCGTCTCCGAGTGCGGCAGCACCACCTCCGGCGTCTCCCGCCAGTACTGCACTGACGTCTACGGCGCCTGCTCCGGCGGTGTCATCGCCTACACCGTGCCGGCCCAGAACTACATGGTCAACTGCCCCTACTTCTTCAAcaacatggccgccgcctcttcgaCCTGCCACGCCCAGGACCAGCAGACCACCAT CCTCCACGAGATGACCCACCTTCGCCAGATCAAGGGCACTTCCGACTACGGCGGATACGGATACAACTTTGTCCGCAGCCTGTCCGCGGCTCAGAACCTGAACCACGCCGACACCTACACCCTTTTCGCTCAAT CCATCTACGCCGGTTGCTAA
- a CDS encoding Putative auxiliary Activity family 9 — protein sequence MYTKVLISALAGATAVSAHGYVESVTAGGETINTFYPQPAPGGPPAPDTPGWRTVDLENLGYVAIGAVGDADIICHQSATPAKLSIKVAAGDKLTLAWSTWPITHRGPIIDYLAKCAGDCSSATKADLKFFKIAEKGLTGGSWATDELASNGNKWEVTIPSDIAPGSYVLREEIIALHSADGAQFHPQCINLEVSGSGSANPEGVAGTSLYTAQDEGLLFDVWSDATSYPIPGPALFSSKKRRDHPRSLFIAD from the coding sequence ATGTACACCAAGGTCCTCATTTCCGCTTTGGCCGGTGCCACAGCCGTCTCTGCCCACGGTTACGTTGAAAGCGTtaccgccggcggcgagaccATCAACACTTTCTACCCCCAGCCGGCCCCGGGAGGACCACCGGCGCCGGATACCCCTGGTTGGAGGACCGTCGACCTGGAGAACCTCGGCTACgtggccatcggcgccgtcggcgatgccgacatCATCTGCCACCAGTCCGCCACCCCCGCAAAGCTCAGCatcaaggtcgccgccggcgacaagCTAACCCTCGCCTGGAGCACATGGCCCATAACACACAGGGGCCCCATCATCGACTATCTCGCCAAGTGCGCCGGCGACTGCTCCAGCGCCACCAAGGCCGACCTCAAGTTCTTCAAGATCGCCGAGAAGGGCCTCACCGGCGGCTCCTGGGCcaccgacgagctcgccagcaacggcaacaagTGGGAGGTCACCATCCCCAGCGATATCGCCCCCGGCAGCTACGTCTTACGCGAAGAGATCATCGCCCTCCacagcgccgacggcgcccagTTCCACCCCCAGTGTATCAACCTCGAAGTCTCGGGCAGCGGCTCCGCCAACCCCGAGGGCGTTGCTGGCACAAGCTTGTACACCGCCCAAGACGAGGGTCTCCTTTTTGACGTCTGGAGCGACGCCACCAGCTACCCGATCCCCGGCCCTGCTCTGTTCAGCTCCAAGAAGCGCCGTGACCACCCCCGCAGCCTCTTCATTGCCGACTAA